Proteins from one Listeria weihenstephanensis genomic window:
- a CDS encoding globin domain-containing protein: MTMITEEQKQIVKSTAPILKEHGKEITSIFYKKMFEAHPELLNYFNLTNQEIGTQPLALANTVYLAAENIEQLEVLLPQVKTIAHKHRSLTIKAEHYPIVGEYLLKGIAEYLGDAATPEILDAWGAAYGIIADIFIEVEQEMYDALGDARNQDFIAFKITEKRHIAPNIFTLNLARNDGGELVDFTPGQYISLRVKLNELFHNRQYSLTKAFDGKTYQVAIKQENEKDPAGVVSNHIFDNYQVGDTILATLPAGDFELDKAASQHVFIAGGIGITPIAAMIDSLETANQAQLIHCVRSEEYAVFAEAFQTKLGARYHLFAGENISQADLSELVEQGAAIYLCGPVPFMREIEAILLAQGHAQSDIHFEAFQPALSLIK; this comes from the coding sequence ATGACGATGATAACAGAAGAACAAAAGCAAATAGTCAAATCCACAGCACCAATTTTAAAAGAACACGGCAAAGAAATTACGTCGATTTTTTATAAAAAAATGTTCGAGGCCCATCCTGAATTACTTAATTACTTCAACCTTACCAACCAAGAAATCGGCACACAGCCACTGGCTTTGGCGAATACGGTTTATTTAGCAGCAGAAAATATCGAACAGTTAGAGGTACTATTACCGCAAGTCAAAACGATTGCGCATAAACATCGTAGCCTCACGATTAAAGCAGAGCACTACCCAATTGTCGGCGAGTACTTATTAAAAGGAATCGCGGAATACTTAGGTGACGCGGCGACGCCAGAGATCTTGGACGCATGGGGCGCTGCATACGGCATTATTGCTGACATTTTCATCGAGGTGGAACAAGAAATGTACGACGCACTGGGTGACGCACGAAATCAAGATTTTATCGCATTCAAAATTACAGAAAAGCGCCATATTGCACCGAATATCTTCACATTAAATTTAGCCCGAAATGATGGCGGCGAGTTAGTAGATTTCACGCCAGGCCAATATATATCGTTACGAGTGAAGCTGAACGAGCTGTTTCACAATCGCCAATACAGTTTGACGAAAGCATTTGATGGAAAAACCTATCAAGTCGCGATAAAACAGGAAAATGAGAAGGATCCAGCAGGCGTTGTTTCCAATCATATTTTTGATAATTATCAAGTTGGAGATACGATTCTTGCGACGCTTCCAGCAGGCGATTTCGAATTAGACAAAGCAGCAAGTCAGCACGTATTTATTGCAGGTGGTATTGGTATCACACCGATTGCGGCAATGATTGACAGCTTGGAAACAGCCAATCAAGCACAACTGATACATTGCGTCAGATCTGAAGAATACGCTGTGTTCGCCGAAGCATTCCAAACAAAACTAGGCGCACGATATCATCTTTTTGCAGGTGAAAACATAAGCCAAGCCGACTTGTCGGAGCTTGTAGAACAAGGCGCGGCCATTTATCTATGCGGACCAGTTCCATTCATGAGAGAGATTGAAGCGATCTTATTAGCGCAGGGACATGCCCAATCGGATATTCACTTTGAAGCATTCCAGCCAGCATTGAGTTTAATTAAATAA
- a CDS encoding MurR/RpiR family transcriptional regulator, translated as MLFLDKTIELNDMEMDIYNYIATNLDTVTYMRIRDLADATHVSTTTILRFCRKFDCSGFSEFRVKLQMYAQERTKINVDMSDETTYIDFLKRTAQPEFKANIAASAKILRDAELVLFVGIGSSGIIAEYGALYFSSLFTLALHIEDPLNHPFYHLSSKLSDKICMIAISVSGENEDIIKYIHQLKMQKCKIVTITNSANSTMAKLSDANIAYYINKEMYQEADITSQLPAIYTVECIAREIRTQLDREGK; from the coding sequence ATGCTTTTTTTAGATAAAACGATTGAATTAAATGATATGGAAATGGATATTTATAATTATATTGCAACTAATTTGGATACCGTCACCTATATGCGAATTCGTGATTTAGCAGACGCGACGCATGTTAGCACGACTACAATTCTACGTTTTTGTCGCAAATTTGACTGCAGCGGCTTTTCCGAATTTCGGGTGAAGTTACAGATGTACGCACAAGAACGGACGAAGATCAACGTGGACATGTCAGACGAAACAACGTATATCGATTTCTTGAAACGGACGGCACAACCTGAATTTAAAGCGAATATTGCAGCATCGGCAAAAATTTTGCGTGATGCAGAACTCGTTTTGTTTGTAGGCATCGGCTCATCAGGAATTATCGCAGAGTACGGCGCGCTCTATTTCTCCTCGTTGTTTACATTGGCGCTTCACATTGAAGATCCGCTCAATCATCCGTTTTACCACTTATCCAGCAAATTATCCGATAAAATATGTATGATCGCGATTTCCGTTTCAGGCGAAAATGAGGACATTATTAAGTACATCCACCAGCTCAAAATGCAAAAATGCAAAATTGTCACGATCACAAATAGCGCGAATTCGACGATGGCTAAATTATCTGATGCCAATATTGCCTACTATATAAACAAAGAAATGTATCAAGAAGCGGACATCACCTCCCAGCTCCCAGCCATTTATACCGTGGAATGCATCGCACGCGAAATCCGAACACAACTCGATCGCGAAGGTAAATAG
- a CDS encoding 6-phospho-beta-glucosidase, translating to MSKGIKIATIGGGSSYTPELIEGFIKRQDELPVRELWLVDVPAGKEKLEIVGNLAKRMVEKAGVDMEIHLTMDREEALKGADFVTTQLRVGQLDARVKDERIPNSHGVVGQETNGPGGMFKGFRTIPVILDICKDMERLCPNAWLINFANPAGMVTEAVLRYSNTKKVVGLCNGPIGIEKNIADILGVDHTEIYVEFVGLNHMVFAKTVYKDGEDVTAEVVQKMTEGESGSTLKNINATGWDATFLRTLNMIPIDYLRYYWQTRTQLEDQQAAYAKHGTRAEVVKRVEAELFELYKDVDLAEKPKQLEQRGGAYYSEAACNLINSIYNDKRDIQIVNTRNNGAILDIDPDSAIETNCVITRQGPIPLASGHLPVAINGIIQQIKTVERLTVEAAVTGDYDKALLALTINPLVPSDTDARVLLDELLEAHKEYLPLFFK from the coding sequence ATGTCTAAAGGTATTAAAATCGCGACAATCGGTGGCGGATCAAGTTATACTCCTGAATTAATTGAAGGTTTTATCAAACGTCAAGATGAACTTCCAGTGCGTGAACTATGGCTTGTGGATGTACCGGCTGGTAAAGAGAAGCTTGAAATCGTCGGTAATTTAGCAAAACGGATGGTTGAAAAAGCTGGCGTGGATATGGAAATTCATTTGACGATGGATCGCGAAGAAGCGCTAAAAGGTGCCGATTTTGTAACAACACAATTACGCGTTGGTCAATTGGATGCGCGTGTGAAAGATGAACGTATTCCGAACTCCCATGGTGTTGTTGGACAAGAAACAAACGGTCCTGGCGGTATGTTTAAAGGATTCCGTACAATTCCTGTTATCCTTGATATTTGTAAGGATATGGAACGTCTTTGTCCGAACGCTTGGCTAATTAACTTTGCAAATCCTGCGGGAATGGTAACAGAAGCTGTTCTTCGTTATAGTAATACGAAAAAAGTTGTTGGCTTATGTAACGGCCCAATTGGCATCGAGAAAAATATTGCAGATATTCTAGGTGTTGACCATACGGAAATCTATGTAGAATTTGTCGGTTTAAATCACATGGTTTTCGCAAAAACTGTTTACAAAGATGGCGAAGATGTAACGGCTGAAGTTGTTCAAAAAATGACGGAAGGCGAGTCTGGCTCGACGCTTAAAAACATCAACGCAACTGGCTGGGACGCAACATTCTTACGTACTTTAAACATGATTCCTATCGATTACTTGCGCTACTACTGGCAAACTCGTACGCAGCTGGAAGATCAACAAGCCGCGTATGCAAAACACGGAACGCGTGCGGAGGTCGTGAAACGCGTGGAAGCGGAACTTTTCGAGTTATATAAAGATGTTGATCTAGCTGAAAAACCAAAACAATTGGAACAACGTGGTGGCGCTTATTACAGTGAAGCCGCTTGTAACTTGATTAACTCGATTTACAATGACAAACGTGATATTCAAATCGTTAATACGCGTAATAATGGTGCGATTTTAGATATTGATCCAGATTCCGCGATTGAAACGAACTGCGTGATTACCCGTCAAGGTCCGATTCCGCTAGCAAGTGGACATCTACCTGTGGCAATCAACGGTATCATCCAACAAATCAAAACAGTGGAACGCTTAACGGTGGAAGCTGCGGTAACTGGCGATTACGATAAGGCATTACTTGCTTTAACGATTAACCCTCTAGTACCAAGCGATACAGATGCTCGTGTTCTACTTGATGAACTACTTGAAGCACACAAAGAGTATTTACCACTTTTCTTTAAATAA
- a CDS encoding immunoglobulin-like domain-containing protein: MKLKKIGATTVAFIMCAGVPFSSTVLAAEYPEVHSTKAEERLKQVQNSIPENALIKNLKSNLLLLNNDEEIRLTNGSFENPVISGRSAQMDASLVPGWNTTDAKNLIELQKNYDGVAAADGDQYAEINANTISALYQDVDTTPGKTIRWKVSHRGRHGTDTAVVKFGSPNTELPVIATLQTDNTAWKTYQGTYTIPAGQTTTRFQFEAVSTSDGDISSGNYLDNVVFSTPSKLEVSDSLQRASIKKGETTQYNVNLQDTGGMDAGNVTLEIPLPAQLGYVPDSVLIDGVSSTDVTYNAETNTVKIHVDKVNVSTTSVVSFGIKGLAKTAPTTNIKTKVVYEDLGFTDKEYSADTQGVDLEVNGGEFPVITAADVSMKKGDVFSPLAGVAASDTEDGNVTSKVTVTANNVDTSKVGTYHVTYSVTDSDGNTTTKTITVNVRSNDAPTISTADKSVKKGDMFNPLTGVTANDTEDGNVTSKITVTANDVNTGKVGTYHVTYAVTDSDGNTTKKTITVTVTSDAAPVILAADTTVKKGKTYDPKAGMTATDSEDGDITSKVTVTANDVDTSKIGTYHVTYSVTNSDGNTTTKTIMVTVTSNDAPIITAKDQSVKKGKTFSPLAGVTASDTEDGNVTSKVTVTANDVDTSKVGTYHVTYSVTDSDGNTTKKTITVTVTSNDVPVIEASDVVQRIHNTFDVKKAVTAHDTEDGDLTSKITVTANNVDTEKAGVYHVTYSVTDSDGNTVTKTIQVTILTNDAPVITTSDVYLKAGDTFNQFNGVTASDLEDGDLTASIKVVSTNVNMKSEGLYTVVYSVTDSDGNTTTVTRHIYVRTNDKPEIHVSDQTFKAGFAFDPMTIVSANDLEDGDVSKSIKIIENNVNADVAGTYAITYSVTDSDNNTTTKTITVTVLTNEKPVITAGDRTVKAHLTFNPMIGVSANDLEDGDISDNIKVIANDVNIDVPGDYHITYSILDSDGNTTEKTITITVLSNEKPVITGQDTSIKAGRPFDPMAGVTATDAEDGDLTSDIKIINNNVNADVAGVYQVTYSITDSDGNTTEQTYTVTVLTNEKPVIHASDITLAFGQAFDPIAGVTAEDLEDGDLTGQIQVISNDVNPNIAGIYHVTYSVTDSDGNETQITITVLVGAQPIVPVDPIIPVAPAVPTTPVKPSSSVNPEPSASPVVPVKVVQPTKVAPTKTLPKTGDSDTTSTVLFGGLLAALGALFLRRKK; this comes from the coding sequence ATGAAACTTAAGAAAATAGGGGCAACTACAGTAGCGTTTATAATGTGCGCAGGAGTACCATTTTCATCTACAGTATTAGCAGCAGAATATCCTGAGGTACATTCAACAAAAGCAGAGGAACGATTAAAGCAAGTACAAAATTCAATTCCAGAAAATGCACTGATTAAAAATCTAAAATCGAATCTTTTACTTTTAAATAATGATGAGGAAATTCGATTAACGAATGGTAGTTTTGAAAATCCGGTTATAAGTGGAAGAAGTGCCCAAATGGATGCTTCACTAGTGCCAGGTTGGAACACAACAGATGCAAAAAATTTAATTGAATTGCAAAAAAACTATGATGGTGTTGCGGCGGCTGATGGCGATCAGTATGCCGAAATAAATGCGAACACTATCTCTGCACTTTACCAAGATGTAGACACAACACCTGGTAAAACAATTCGTTGGAAAGTCTCGCATAGAGGTAGACATGGAACGGATACAGCAGTTGTGAAATTTGGATCACCTAATACCGAATTGCCTGTGATTGCAACATTGCAAACAGACAATACAGCATGGAAAACATATCAAGGAACATATACGATTCCTGCTGGACAAACTACAACGCGTTTTCAATTCGAAGCCGTGTCAACATCAGATGGGGACATATCAAGTGGGAACTATTTAGATAATGTGGTTTTTTCGACACCTTCTAAGTTAGAAGTTAGCGATTCGTTACAACGCGCGAGTATCAAAAAAGGAGAAACAACACAATATAATGTTAATCTACAAGATACCGGTGGCATGGATGCAGGGAATGTTACGTTAGAAATCCCATTGCCTGCTCAGTTGGGTTATGTACCAGATTCGGTCCTAATTGATGGCGTTTCATCAACTGATGTGACTTATAATGCAGAAACTAATACAGTGAAAATTCATGTAGACAAAGTAAACGTGAGCACAACATCGGTCGTTAGTTTTGGCATCAAAGGATTAGCTAAAACAGCGCCTACGACAAATATTAAAACAAAAGTAGTATATGAAGATTTAGGTTTTACAGATAAGGAATATTCTGCCGATACGCAAGGGGTAGATTTAGAAGTAAACGGCGGTGAGTTCCCGGTAATTACAGCAGCTGACGTGAGCATGAAAAAAGGTGATGTGTTTAGTCCACTGGCAGGCGTGGCGGCGAGCGATACGGAAGATGGTAACGTGACAAGCAAAGTGACAGTGACGGCGAATAATGTTGACACTAGCAAAGTTGGGACATACCATGTGACATATAGCGTGACTGATTCTGACGGGAATACAACGACGAAAACGATTACGGTGAACGTGAGGAGTAATGACGCACCGACGATTTCAACAGCGGACAAATCTGTGAAAAAAGGTGATATGTTTAATCCGTTGACAGGCGTGACGGCGAATGATACGGAAGATGGGAACGTGACATCAAAAATTACGGTAACAGCAAACGATGTCAATACGGGTAAAGTTGGTACGTATCACGTGACGTATGCTGTGACGGATTCCGATGGCAACACAACGAAGAAAACAATCACAGTGACGGTGACAAGCGATGCTGCCCCAGTTATTTTAGCCGCTGATACGACCGTGAAAAAAGGCAAAACCTATGATCCAAAAGCTGGCATGACAGCAACAGACAGCGAAGATGGCGATATAACGTCGAAAGTGACCGTGACAGCGAATGATGTCGACACAAGCAAAATTGGTACGTATCACGTGACCTATTCGGTAACGAATTCTGATGGTAACACCACAACGAAAACCATCATGGTCACGGTAACAAGTAACGATGCTCCGATTATTACGGCGAAAGATCAATCCGTGAAAAAAGGCAAAACATTTAGCCCACTTGCAGGTGTGACGGCAAGTGATACGGAAGATGGGAATGTGACGTCGAAAGTAACGGTCACAGCGAATGATGTTGATACAAGCAAAGTTGGCACGTATCATGTCACCTACAGCGTAACGGATTCTGATGGCAACACAACGAAGAAAACAATCACTGTGACGGTAACAAGTAATGATGTTCCAGTTATAGAAGCTTCTGATGTTGTGCAGCGTATTCACAACACGTTTGATGTGAAAAAAGCTGTTACTGCCCATGATACCGAGGATGGTGACCTGACGAGTAAAATCACTGTGACGGCGAATAATGTTGACACAGAAAAAGCTGGTGTGTATCACGTAACATATAGTGTCACCGATTCTGATGGCAACACGGTAACAAAGACGATCCAAGTCACTATTTTAACGAACGATGCGCCTGTGATTACAACAAGCGATGTGTACCTAAAAGCAGGCGACACATTTAATCAATTCAATGGCGTAACGGCAAGTGATCTCGAAGATGGTGATCTAACAGCAAGCATCAAGGTAGTATCTACAAACGTGAATATGAAATCAGAAGGGCTGTACACAGTGGTATACTCTGTCACAGATTCCGATGGCAATACTACAACAGTTACCCGCCATATTTACGTGCGAACCAATGACAAACCAGAGATTCACGTATCAGATCAAACATTCAAAGCGGGTTTTGCGTTTGACCCAATGACGATTGTTTCTGCAAATGATTTAGAAGATGGCGATGTGAGCAAATCCATCAAAATCATAGAGAACAATGTAAATGCAGATGTTGCAGGAACGTACGCAATCACTTATAGCGTCACAGATTCCGACAATAACACAACAACAAAAACGATCACTGTGACTGTTTTAACTAATGAAAAACCAGTGATCACAGCAGGGGATCGTACAGTCAAAGCACATCTTACATTTAATCCAATGATAGGTGTTTCAGCCAATGATCTGGAAGACGGCGACATCAGCGACAACATCAAAGTCATCGCAAACGACGTTAACATCGATGTTCCTGGCGACTATCATATTACGTACAGCATTCTAGATTCGGATGGCAATACCACCGAAAAAACAATTACAATCACGGTCCTTAGCAATGAAAAACCAGTGATCACAGGTCAAGATACAAGTATTAAAGCGGGTCGCCCGTTTGATCCAATGGCAGGTGTCACAGCAACCGATGCAGAAGATGGCGACCTTACAAGCGATATTAAGATTATCAACAACAATGTCAACGCAGATGTAGCTGGCGTGTACCAAGTAACTTACAGCATCACAGATTCTGATGGTAACACAACGGAACAAACTTACACGGTGACTGTTTTGACGAATGAAAAACCAGTCATCCATGCGAGCGACATCACGCTAGCATTTGGCCAAGCCTTCGATCCAATAGCAGGCGTGACGGCGGAAGACTTAGAAGATGGCGACCTCACTGGCCAAATCCAAGTCATCAGCAACGACGTCAATCCAAATATAGCAGGTATCTACCACGTGACGTACAGCGTGACAGACAGCGACGGCAACGAGACACAGATTACGATTACCGTCCTCGTTGGCGCACAACCAATCGTACCGGTAGATCCAATCATACCAGTGGCACCCGCTGTTCCAACAACACCGGTAAAACCAAGCTCAAGCGTTAATCCAGAACCATCCGCAAGCCCAGTTGTCCCGGTGAAAGTGGTCCAACCAACCAAAGTAGCACCGACCAAAACATTACCAAAAACAGGCGATAGCGACACCACATCCACTGTTCTTTTTGGAGGCTTATTAGCCGCACTTGGCGCACTTTTCTTGCGTAGAAAAAAATAA